The genomic region GCAACGAAGCGGGAACTAGTCGACTTGTTGCTGAACGATGCTCGACAGAGCGCAGATGATATTGCACGCCAACTCGGTGTTGACGCAGCGACAGTTGATGCGCTCGTCGACGAGTTAGAAGCCGAAGGTGCCGTCCGTGGGTATCAAGCGGTTGTCGATTGGGACCGTCTTGACACAGATCATGTCCGTGCAGAGGTAGAGCTAAATGTCGAACTTGACCGCGAGACAGGATATCAAAAAATTGCACGTCGAATCGCCAAATTCTCTGAGGTAAGTTCACTCCGACTTATCTCGGGAAGCTATGATCTTGCTGTCGAAGTCGAAGGGGAGTCAATGCATGATATCTCTACGTTTGTCTCCGAGCAAATTGCACCGATTCCAGAAATAACACAAACCGTGACACACTTCGTAATGACGACATACAAAGAACGTGGTATTTATTTCGAAAACAATGATGA from Haloquadratum walsbyi C23 harbors:
- a CDS encoding Lrp/AsnC family transcriptional regulator, with product MATKRELVDLLLNDARQSADDIARQLGVDAATVDALVDELEAEGAVRGYQAVVDWDRLDTDHVRAEVELNVELDRETGYQKIARRIAKFSEVSSLRLISGSYDLAVEVEGESMHDISTFVSEQIAPIPEITQTVTHFVMTTYKERGIYFENNDEDDRLAVSP